In the genome of Ignavibacteriales bacterium, one region contains:
- a CDS encoding lysophospholipid acyltransferase family protein, with protein sequence MIKADHKKWARFIFDIYITRELKNKFNRFILVNEFPEIEPGSSLLILPNHFSWWDGFFIDYYTKHFIKRKIHLLMLEEQLKRYWFFKKVGAYSINPDNAKSTFESLQYTAEVLNDLDNFVVYYPQGKIEQYEKRPPLFKPGVLKVLENSKLKTNVLPVGFKISYSENKLPDVFVRSGKMISVAPRENSFELIRTEFTNNLSLLDEFSPGEKSIDLFTL encoded by the coding sequence ATGATTAAAGCCGATCATAAAAAATGGGCGCGATTTATTTTTGATATTTACATTACACGTGAACTGAAAAATAAATTCAATCGTTTTATTCTTGTGAATGAGTTTCCTGAAATTGAACCAGGGTCATCTCTGTTAATACTTCCCAATCATTTTTCTTGGTGGGATGGTTTCTTTATCGACTACTACACCAAACATTTTATTAAAAGGAAAATTCATCTCCTGATGCTTGAAGAACAATTGAAACGTTACTGGTTCTTTAAGAAAGTGGGAGCTTATTCGATAAATCCTGATAATGCCAAATCCACCTTCGAATCGCTTCAGTACACTGCTGAAGTGCTAAATGATCTAGATAATTTTGTTGTCTACTATCCCCAGGGTAAAATTGAACAATATGAAAAACGACCTCCATTGTTCAAGCCAGGAGTATTAAAGGTTCTGGAGAATTCTAAATTGAAAACAAATGTTCTACCAGTGGGTTTTAAAATCAGTTATTCTGAAAACAAACTACCTGATGTGTTCGTCAGATCAGGAAAGATGATCTCTGTTGCACCGCGGGAGAATTCTTTCGAACTGATCAGGACTGAATTTACTAATAATCTTTCCCTGCTTGATGAATTTTCTCCTGGAGAAAAGAGCATAGATTTATTTACACTATGA
- the crtI gene encoding phytoene desaturase, whose amino-acid sequence MTSGVRTAIIGSGLGGLSAAIRIASAGFPVDVYEQNSTAGGKAGVVSGNGFTFDSGPSLFTMNHVIDELFASIGLKSKDFIRLHHMKIICRYFYPDNTILDAFSDRQKFSDEILKKTLDKPSTLERYFDYCEKIYSLTGELFLSRDIHSPGTFISRNAFKALLNLKSIDLFRTMHTTNSSFFRDPKVVQLFDRYATYNGSNPYEAPATLNIIPHVEFNLGSYVIKEGIRKLPSTLKSIAEKKGAKFFFNSPVEKILLHEKNVLGLRVDGIEIPYDRVISNVDVNTTYKNLLGNGTINPSQKKTEPSLSGIVFYWGIEGLNPELEIHNILFSTNYEKEFDDIFNKRQIPEEPTVYIYISSKYNVDDAPPGCENWFVMINAPFNSGQDWEKETTHAREIILRIIKKRTGLDIRSRILFEHVLTPAEIEKGTGSDKGSIYGISSNNRNAAFLRHPNKSKKINGLFFCGGSVHPGGGIPLVILSGKLASDKVIRELKHSSNHD is encoded by the coding sequence ATGACTTCAGGTGTTCGTACTGCAATTATCGGTTCAGGATTGGGCGGACTTTCGGCAGCTATCAGAATTGCATCTGCCGGATTTCCTGTTGATGTATATGAACAAAACAGTACCGCAGGCGGCAAAGCCGGGGTAGTTTCAGGTAACGGGTTTACTTTTGATTCAGGACCTTCATTATTTACGATGAATCATGTTATAGATGAATTGTTCGCCTCAATCGGACTTAAGTCAAAAGATTTCATTCGTCTTCATCATATGAAGATTATCTGCCGGTATTTTTATCCCGACAACACCATACTGGATGCATTCTCGGACAGGCAAAAGTTCAGCGATGAAATTTTAAAAAAAACATTGGACAAACCTTCAACACTTGAACGTTACTTTGATTATTGCGAGAAGATCTATTCACTCACAGGCGAGTTGTTCCTCTCAAGGGACATTCATTCACCCGGTACATTCATAAGCCGAAATGCTTTTAAAGCACTGCTTAACTTGAAGAGTATTGATTTGTTCAGAACAATGCACACCACCAACTCTTCTTTTTTCAGGGATCCAAAAGTAGTCCAGTTATTTGACAGGTATGCAACTTATAATGGTTCAAATCCCTATGAAGCACCGGCAACATTAAATATAATTCCACACGTTGAATTCAATCTTGGCAGTTATGTAATTAAAGAAGGGATAAGAAAACTTCCTTCCACGTTAAAAAGTATCGCTGAAAAAAAAGGCGCAAAGTTTTTTTTCAACTCACCTGTTGAAAAAATATTGCTGCACGAAAAAAACGTTCTTGGGTTAAGAGTTGATGGAATTGAAATTCCGTATGACAGAGTTATCTCAAACGTTGACGTAAATACTACATATAAAAATCTTCTCGGCAACGGAACAATAAATCCCTCGCAAAAGAAAACTGAACCCTCTCTTTCAGGAATTGTTTTTTATTGGGGTATAGAGGGATTAAATCCTGAACTTGAAATCCATAACATTCTTTTTTCAACAAACTATGAAAAAGAGTTTGATGATATTTTTAATAAGCGGCAGATTCCGGAAGAGCCAACTGTTTATATTTATATATCATCTAAATATAATGTAGACGATGCCCCGCCCGGCTGTGAAAACTGGTTTGTAATGATTAACGCACCTTTCAATTCAGGTCAGGACTGGGAAAAAGAAACAACTCACGCCCGTGAAATAATATTAAGGATTATAAAAAAACGAACCGGGCTTGATATCCGCAGCAGGATTTTATTTGAACATGTTTTAACTCCAGCTGAAATTGAAAAAGGAACAGGCAGTGATAAAGGAAGTATTTATGGCATCTCATCAAATAACAGGAACGCCGCATTTCTAAGGCATCCTAATAAATCAAAAAAGATAAACGGATTATTCTTCTGCGGAGGAAGTGTTCATCCCGGCGGCGGGATTCCGTTAGTTATTCTATCGGGTAAACTTGCTTCGGACAAGGTGATTAGAGAATTAAAACATTCATCAAACCATGATTAA
- a CDS encoding lycopene cyclase domain-containing protein, which translates to MSTYLVINLLIVIVPLIFSFEKNIRFYKKIPSYLFSIIIVSTVFITWDSIASSRGDWGFNSFHISGIKYFSLPYEEILFFITVPYSCLFIFETISFYIKERTISTKPFLFLVGSLILIITAVIFYDQFYTSTVLLFSASFILISLLFFRSILKSRNYWLTVLITFIPFLIFNFVLTYIPVVVYSDHAIWGLKFITIPVEDFFYSYSMISFWILVYSIKEGRINFGVGFTKH; encoded by the coding sequence ATGAGTACTTACCTTGTAATTAATCTTCTGATTGTTATAGTACCATTAATTTTTTCATTTGAAAAAAACATTCGCTTCTACAAAAAAATTCCATCTTATCTTTTTTCAATTATCATTGTAAGTACTGTGTTTATTACGTGGGACTCAATTGCCTCATCCAGGGGGGATTGGGGATTTAATTCATTTCATATCAGCGGAATAAAATACTTCAGCCTTCCCTATGAAGAAATATTATTTTTCATTACTGTGCCGTATAGCTGCCTCTTTATTTTTGAAACAATTTCATTTTACATAAAGGAAAGAACAATAAGCACTAAACCATTCTTGTTCTTAGTCGGTTCACTGATTCTGATAATTACTGCAGTCATTTTTTATGATCAGTTTTATACTTCAACAGTGCTGCTGTTTTCAGCTTCTTTTATTTTGATAAGTCTTTTGTTTTTCAGATCAATTTTAAAATCACGGAACTACTGGTTAACAGTTCTCATCACATTTATTCCATTCCTTATTTTTAATTTTGTATTAACATATATTCCGGTTGTAGTTTATTCAGATCATGCAATATGGGGATTAAAGTTTATAACAATACCTGTTGAAGATTTTTTTTATTCTTATTCAATGATTTCTTTCTGGATTTTAGTTTACTCAATTAAGGAAGGTAGAATCAATTTCGGTGTCGGATTTACAAAACATTAA
- the crtI gene encoding phytoene desaturase, which yields MKKAIIIGAGLGGLSTALRLAVNGYKVTIIEKHFQAGGRLNQLKMEGFTFDVGPSFMSMSYELDELFRSCGVKNPVKLKELDPLYQVFFEGHDKPYLIWKDLKKLEKEFHEIEPELATKVERYLKKAGEFFHDTEDKVVKSNYDSLPEYLYALTKVPMKHLPYLFRNMWSEVEKTFSSNEVRIIFSLVAFFLGATPFQTPAIYSLLNYTEMKHNGYWAVEGGMYRLVEELVNILKGKGVDFVFDTEIVGVDSSNGRLNTLVDNHGNKWSADIFVSNSDAASFRGKVLNRKKFHEDKLDKMEWTLAPFTIYLGVRGKIDKLHHHNYFLGNNFRAYADKIFTSSISPQKPYYYVNALSKSEPASAPEGCENIFILCPVPDLRYKNNWDDKDELAENIIDDLSKRTGFDINSNIIVKNIFTPVDWADKFNLYKGSGLGLAHGMMQVGAFRPKNKDEHFPNLYYVGASTTPGTGLPMVIISSKLVTERIKADHGILS from the coding sequence ATGAAAAAAGCAATTATCATAGGAGCCGGACTTGGCGGTCTTTCAACAGCTTTGCGCCTTGCAGTCAATGGTTACAAAGTCACCATAATTGAAAAACATTTTCAAGCCGGCGGAAGACTTAATCAGCTTAAGATGGAAGGATTTACTTTTGATGTTGGTCCTTCATTTATGAGCATGAGTTATGAGCTTGATGAACTTTTCAGAAGTTGTGGAGTTAAGAACCCGGTTAAACTTAAGGAACTTGACCCTCTTTACCAGGTCTTCTTTGAAGGGCATGACAAACCTTATCTCATCTGGAAAGACTTAAAAAAACTTGAGAAAGAATTTCACGAAATCGAACCTGAACTTGCTACTAAAGTTGAACGATATTTGAAAAAGGCAGGTGAGTTTTTCCACGATACAGAAGATAAAGTTGTAAAATCAAATTATGATAGTCTGCCTGAATATCTTTATGCGTTAACAAAAGTTCCGATGAAACATCTGCCATACCTTTTCAGAAATATGTGGAGCGAGGTAGAAAAAACTTTTTCTTCAAATGAAGTAAGAATAATTTTTTCATTAGTAGCTTTTTTTCTTGGTGCCACACCTTTCCAGACACCTGCAATTTATTCATTACTTAATTACACCGAGATGAAACACAACGGCTACTGGGCTGTTGAAGGCGGTATGTACAGGTTAGTTGAGGAGTTAGTGAATATCCTGAAAGGAAAAGGAGTCGATTTCGTATTTGATACAGAGATTGTCGGCGTTGATTCTTCAAACGGAAGGTTAAATACTCTTGTTGATAATCACGGAAACAAATGGTCAGCTGATATTTTTGTTTCGAATTCAGATGCGGCATCATTCAGGGGTAAAGTTCTTAACAGGAAAAAATTCCATGAAGATAAACTGGACAAAATGGAATGGACACTCGCGCCTTTTACAATATACCTCGGAGTAAGGGGTAAAATCGATAAGCTTCATCATCACAATTATTTCCTGGGAAATAATTTCAGAGCTTATGCTGATAAGATTTTCACATCTTCGATCAGCCCACAAAAGCCATATTACTATGTAAACGCACTCTCAAAATCAGAACCCGCTTCAGCACCTGAAGGATGTGAAAATATTTTTATACTTTGTCCTGTACCTGATCTTAGATACAAAAACAACTGGGATGATAAAGATGAACTTGCAGAAAATATTATCGATGATCTTTCTAAGAGAACTGGGTTTGATATAAACTCTAACATAATTGTAAAAAATATTTTTACTCCTGTTGATTGGGCAGATAAATTTAATTTGTATAAAGGATCAGGATTAGGATTAGCTCATGGAATGATGCAGGTTGGTGCATTCAGACCAAAGAATAAAGATGAACACTTTCCGAATTTATATTATGTGGGAGCTTCAACAACACCCGGCACAGGTTTGCCGATGGTAATTATTAGTTCTAAATTAGTAACAGAAAGAATCAAAGCTGACCATGGAATTTTATCATAA
- a CDS encoding DUF2007 domain-containing protein, protein MGIIAGVITCPVCQSELSLSEEERTSGRIHCGECESLLDYSVDPPKIYERQNYDLLLTSLNQGDISIIKSILDDGDIDYYLTGENFLMVSPLLVPVSIYVNRNDFETARELLKDFDLHIFGASDNQY, encoded by the coding sequence ATGGGCATAATTGCAGGGGTTATCACATGCCCGGTTTGTCAAAGTGAGTTGTCACTCTCTGAAGAAGAGAGAACCAGCGGCAGGATTCATTGCGGGGAATGTGAATCGCTTCTGGACTATTCAGTCGATCCGCCAAAAATATACGAGCGTCAAAACTATGATCTACTTCTTACTTCATTAAACCAGGGGGATATTAGTATAATAAAATCTATACTTGATGACGGCGATATTGATTACTATTTAACAGGTGAAAACTTCTTAATGGTAAGTCCGTTGCTTGTGCCTGTAAGTATTTATGTTAACAGGAATGACTTTGAAACAGCCCGGGAACTTTTGAAAGATTTTGATCTGCATATATTCGGCGCCTCTGATAACCAGTATTAG
- a CDS encoding AlkZ family DNA glycosylase, translated as MNNKSIPIHRLQNQQIAATNFKTPNELVNWMGAMQAQDYSMAKWAIGVRLPGSTDKSIDKAVSNGEILRTHVLRPTWHFVSPEDIRWMLKLTAPNIISSMKGRHKQLELDDATIKKSIRIIEKALSKGEHLKREVLVDLLEHAGIRTNDNRAAHILMFAELNGLICSGKLTGNKQTFAFLDERIPAQKNISKEESLKSLAIKYFQSHGPATLQDFIWWSGLKVKDAKLSLDLIKDEFLSVKIGEKEYYVKEKDYDRDKAGVKNKSSIFLLPAYDEFLISYKDRSASLDKVNSPKTISSNGIFRPIMVVDGKVVGIWRRTTSNNRSLIFIKYLTDCDNKIRSKINSLVLNYGIFLGRNTELIVE; from the coding sequence GTGAATAATAAATCTATACCAATCCATCGTCTTCAAAACCAGCAAATAGCTGCAACAAATTTTAAAACACCAAATGAACTGGTAAACTGGATGGGCGCGATGCAGGCTCAGGATTATTCAATGGCAAAATGGGCGATTGGCGTAAGACTTCCCGGCTCAACGGATAAATCAATAGACAAAGCCGTAAGCAATGGAGAAATTTTACGAACACATGTTCTAAGACCTACCTGGCATTTTGTTTCGCCGGAAGATATCAGATGGATGTTAAAACTCACTGCGCCAAACATTATTTCGTCAATGAAAGGAAGGCATAAACAACTTGAACTTGACGACGCGACAATTAAAAAGTCAATCCGAATAATTGAGAAAGCATTGAGCAAAGGCGAACATCTTAAACGTGAAGTTTTGGTGGATTTGCTTGAACATGCAGGAATTCGAACTAACGACAATCGCGCTGCTCACATTCTCATGTTCGCAGAACTAAATGGATTGATTTGCAGCGGAAAGTTAACGGGCAATAAACAGACATTTGCATTTCTTGATGAGCGTATCCCGGCACAAAAAAATATTTCTAAAGAAGAATCACTGAAGTCGCTGGCAATAAAGTATTTTCAAAGTCACGGTCCTGCAACTCTGCAGGACTTTATCTGGTGGTCTGGACTAAAAGTGAAAGACGCAAAACTTTCTCTTGACCTGATAAAGGATGAATTTCTTTCAGTGAAAATCGGTGAGAAAGAATACTATGTTAAAGAGAAAGATTATGATAGAGATAAAGCAGGTGTTAAAAATAAATCCTCAATTTTTCTACTGCCTGCGTATGATGAATTTTTAATTAGTTATAAAGACCGAAGCGCCTCACTTGATAAAGTTAACTCTCCAAAAACAATTTCCTCCAACGGAATATTCAGACCAATCATGGTTGTTGATGGAAAGGTTGTAGGGATCTGGCGAAGAACAACCAGTAATAACAGAAGTTTAATCTTCATTAAGTATTTAACGGACTGTGATAATAAAATCCGGAGTAAAATAAATTCACTGGTATTGAACTATGGAATTTTCCTTGGGCGAAATACAGAACTTATTGTTGAGTGA
- a CDS encoding alpha/beta fold hydrolase has protein sequence MDIVLVHGFLSTDKIFFYMKKKLSRQGFNCVTPKLKPIDARYGIEDQAVKLRDKINIELGETSKFILIGFSMGGIICRYYLQELGGINRVEKFISISTPHHGTYTAYFYPGIGTKQLRPKSQLLENLKKKERSFNNIRMYSFRTPFDLMIIPSKSSEWEIAENRKYFSPIHSLMLFNPKLIGNIQSILKEK, from the coding sequence TTGGACATTGTACTAGTACACGGATTTTTAAGTACGGATAAAATCTTTTTTTATATGAAAAAGAAATTATCACGACAGGGTTTCAACTGCGTTACACCCAAATTAAAACCAATCGATGCCAGATATGGTATTGAGGATCAGGCTGTTAAACTTCGGGATAAGATAAATATCGAACTTGGTGAAACTTCCAAATTTATTCTGATCGGATTCAGTATGGGTGGAATTATTTGCAGATATTATCTTCAGGAACTTGGAGGTATAAACCGTGTTGAGAAATTTATAAGCATTTCGACCCCTCATCACGGAACTTATACTGCATATTTTTATCCTGGAATCGGCACAAAACAACTACGCCCTAAAAGTCAATTATTAGAAAATCTTAAAAAGAAGGAACGTTCTTTTAACAATATTAGAATGTACTCTTTCAGAACACCATTTGACTTAATGATAATTCCATCGAAAAGTTCAGAATGGGAAATCGCTGAGAATAGAAAATATTTTTCTCCGATTCACAGCCTTATGTTGTTTAATCCAAAACTAATAGGAAATATCCAATCGATATTAAAGGAAAAGTAA
- a CDS encoding CPBP family intramembrane metalloprotease has product MNNPETENHPDAVLIDDNDSIELNGSWEKKGRSITAAAYAALLGIGVLYFNVQSIVMMMIFFIYQAISPGEISGDFMERMNSITETLKVPILVALVISQFVFMFYPTIWIVKRWHTHEIKKYLRIRWCSFKEIILAVLITIAMLPFCYYVSYLLLDWLEIPEVVRNMGAQLFTANSVFELVMLILVIAVTPAVCEEVFFRGYVQRTMERTNGMKSFIITGIVFGLFHFQPLSLISLSILGVLFSFFYYRSKSIFPSSAAHFTNNFIAIMLLYLSSQSVLGSSLEEGNIPIIWVILSTLIAAGLVVVYIKITPGKVDVEFEHRFTNND; this is encoded by the coding sequence TTGAATAATCCCGAAACAGAAAATCATCCGGATGCTGTTCTAATTGATGATAATGATTCAATAGAACTTAACGGTTCCTGGGAAAAAAAAGGAAGAAGTATAACAGCCGCTGCGTATGCGGCTTTGCTGGGGATTGGTGTACTGTACTTCAATGTTCAGTCCATTGTTATGATGATGATCTTTTTTATATACCAGGCAATCTCACCTGGAGAGATATCCGGTGATTTTATGGAAAGGATGAATTCAATAACAGAAACACTTAAAGTGCCGATACTCGTTGCATTAGTGATTTCTCAATTCGTCTTTATGTTTTATCCAACTATCTGGATTGTTAAACGCTGGCATACACACGAAATAAAAAAGTATTTACGGATAAGATGGTGTTCATTCAAAGAAATTATACTTGCCGTGCTGATTACAATTGCGATGCTGCCCTTCTGCTACTATGTATCATACCTTCTGCTTGACTGGCTTGAAATTCCTGAAGTGGTTCGTAATATGGGAGCGCAGCTGTTCACCGCCAATTCAGTTTTTGAATTAGTAATGCTGATACTTGTGATAGCCGTAACACCCGCAGTCTGTGAGGAAGTTTTTTTCAGGGGATATGTGCAGCGAACTATGGAACGTACAAACGGGATGAAAAGTTTTATAATTACCGGAATTGTTTTTGGTTTGTTTCACTTTCAACCGCTTAGTTTAATTTCATTGTCGATACTTGGCGTTTTGTTTTCTTTCTTTTACTACAGGAGTAAAAGTATTTTTCCATCAAGTGCGGCGCATTTTACAAATAACTTTATTGCGATAATGCTTTTGTATTTATCATCGCAGTCAGTGCTCGGCAGCAGTCTCGAGGAAGGTAATATTCCGATCATCTGGGTAATACTATCAACACTTATCGCAGCAGGGTTGGTTGTAGTTTATATAAAAATCACGCCAGGAAAAGTTGATGTAGAATTTGAACATCGTTTTACAAATAATGATTAA
- a CDS encoding insulinase family protein, which translates to MSPNKLFVSVLVLLLSFQISAQKTKTDLSKSIDIPFQKFVLDNGLTLIVHEDHKAPIVAVNIWYHVGSKNEKEGKTGFAHLFEHLMFNGSENFDGEYFEVMEKIGATDLNGTTNNDRTNYFQNVPTSALDVALWMESDRMGHLLGAINQEVLDEQRGVVQNEKRQGEDQPYGKVWNLITESTFPKGHPYSWTVIGSMDDLNAASLEDVHEWFKTYYGPNNAVIVLAGDITPQTALEKVEKYFGDIPPGPPIAKHQTWIPKMSGSHRQIMQDRVPQARIYKVWNVPQWGTKENNHLNLVSSILASGKTSRLYKRLVYDEQVATNVSSFVDDMEIAGQFYIDVTAKPGQDLSKIENAIDEELAALLKNGPTEKELQRVKTQYFAGFIRGIERIGGFGGKSDILASNIIYGGVADHYKTTLKEIESATIKDLKETANKWLSDGVFILEVHPFPEHTASTDSADRTKLPELGMNPEIKFPDVQRATLSNGLKIVLAERHSIPVVSFNLMVDAGYSADQNIKPGTAKLTMDVMDEGTKKLSALEISEQLNLLGANLSTGSNLDYSTVYLNALKVNLDQSLDLYADVILNSSFSEKEFDRLKKNLLVAIQREKATPVQMGLRVLPQLLYGSNHAYGNSFTGSGTEASVNSITKDDLVKFRNDWFKPNNATLVVVGDITMSEVQSKLEKLFKDWKSGTVPQKNVTDVKRSDKPVIYIMDRPGSQQSIIFAGHVAPRRSADDEIAIESFNNILGGVFTSRINMNLREDKHWSYGSFSILWGAKGQRPYFVYAPVQTDKTKEAMTEVLNELNDIKSTKPITDEEFMKDKNSRTLSLPGTWETAGSVSGSLTEIITYNLPDDYFTKYEGMVRSLTKDEVSRCADKLIHTDNLIWVVVGDKSKIEAGIKELGLGEVKYLDADGNVIK; encoded by the coding sequence ATGAGCCCCAATAAATTATTTGTGTCAGTTCTTGTTTTGCTGTTATCCTTTCAGATCTCAGCGCAAAAAACTAAAACTGATTTGAGTAAATCCATAGATATCCCTTTTCAAAAATTTGTGCTGGACAATGGACTAACCCTCATTGTACACGAAGATCATAAAGCCCCGATCGTGGCAGTTAACATCTGGTACCATGTCGGCTCAAAAAATGAGAAAGAAGGTAAAACCGGATTCGCGCATTTGTTTGAACATCTTATGTTCAACGGAAGTGAAAATTTTGACGGTGAATATTTTGAGGTAATGGAAAAAATCGGTGCGACTGATTTAAATGGAACCACAAATAACGACCGCACAAATTATTTTCAGAATGTTCCGACATCAGCACTGGATGTAGCACTATGGATGGAATCAGACAGAATGGGTCATCTGCTTGGTGCAATTAACCAGGAAGTTCTTGACGAACAACGCGGAGTAGTTCAGAACGAAAAAAGACAGGGTGAAGATCAGCCTTATGGAAAAGTATGGAACCTTATAACAGAAAGTACATTCCCCAAAGGTCATCCATATTCCTGGACAGTTATCGGCTCAATGGATGATCTGAACGCTGCATCACTTGAAGATGTTCACGAATGGTTCAAAACTTATTATGGTCCAAACAATGCAGTGATCGTTCTTGCCGGAGATATAACACCGCAAACCGCTTTGGAGAAAGTGGAAAAATATTTTGGCGATATTCCCCCGGGACCACCAATTGCTAAACACCAGACGTGGATTCCAAAGATGTCGGGTTCACACAGACAAATTATGCAGGACAGAGTTCCGCAGGCAAGAATTTATAAAGTGTGGAATGTGCCTCAATGGGGAACAAAAGAAAATAATCATCTGAATCTTGTTTCAAGCATTCTTGCTTCCGGTAAAACATCACGATTATATAAGCGATTAGTTTATGATGAACAAGTTGCAACAAATGTATCTTCCTTTGTTGATGATATGGAAATCGCCGGACAGTTTTATATTGATGTGACAGCAAAACCGGGACAGGATCTTTCTAAAATTGAAAACGCAATTGATGAAGAACTTGCAGCACTTTTAAAAAACGGTCCTACTGAAAAAGAATTACAGAGAGTAAAGACACAATACTTTGCGGGTTTCATAAGAGGCATTGAGCGTATTGGCGGCTTTGGCGGAAAGTCAGATATTCTTGCAAGCAATATTATTTATGGCGGAGTAGCCGATCACTACAAAACAACACTTAAAGAAATTGAATCTGCAACAATTAAAGATTTAAAAGAGACTGCGAACAAATGGTTGTCCGACGGAGTCTTTATTCTTGAAGTTCATCCTTTCCCGGAACATACTGCTTCAACAGACAGTGCTGACAGAACAAAACTTCCTGAACTTGGGATGAATCCCGAAATAAAATTTCCGGATGTACAACGTGCAACATTATCTAACGGATTAAAAATAGTTCTCGCCGAAAGACATTCAATTCCGGTTGTTAGTTTTAATCTTATGGTTGATGCCGGTTATTCTGCTGATCAGAATATAAAACCCGGGACGGCAAAACTTACTATGGATGTTATGGATGAGGGAACAAAAAAACTTTCAGCACTTGAAATAAGTGAACAACTGAATCTGCTCGGAGCAAATTTATCCACCGGTTCTAATCTTGACTACTCCACAGTTTATTTAAATGCTTTAAAAGTTAATCTTGATCAGTCGCTTGATCTTTATGCTGATGTAATTCTTAATTCATCATTCTCTGAAAAGGAATTTGACAGGCTTAAAAAGAATTTGCTGGTTGCCATTCAGCGAGAGAAGGCAACACCTGTACAAATGGGACTGCGTGTGTTACCGCAACTATTATACGGCAGCAATCACGCTTATGGAAATTCATTTACTGGTTCCGGAACAGAGGCATCTGTGAACAGCATTACAAAAGATGATCTTGTAAAATTCAGGAATGACTGGTTCAAACCTAATAACGCAACGCTTGTTGTTGTCGGTGATATTACAATGAGTGAAGTTCAATCCAAACTTGAAAAGTTATTTAAGGATTGGAAAAGCGGAACCGTTCCTCAAAAGAATGTTACGGACGTTAAACGAAGCGACAAACCTGTGATATATATTATGGACAGACCGGGTTCTCAGCAGTCAATAATTTTCGCAGGTCACGTAGCTCCGCGCAGAAGCGCCGATGATGAAATCGCAATTGAAAGTTTCAATAATATTTTAGGCGGTGTTTTCACTTCAAGAATTAATATGAATCTTCGTGAAGATAAACACTGGTCTTACGGCTCATTTTCAATTTTATGGGGTGCTAAAGGTCAGCGCCCGTATTTTGTTTATGCACCAGTTCAGACAGATAAAACAAAAGAAGCTATGACGGAAGTTCTTAATGAACTGAACGATATTAAATCCACAAAGCCGATTACCGATGAAGAGTTTATGAAAGATAAAAACTCACGTACACTCAGTTTGCCTGGCACATGGGAAACTGCCGGCTCTGTCTCAGGTTCATTAACAGAAATTATAACCTATAATCTGCCCGATGATTACTTTACAAAGTATGAAGGTATGGTTCGTTCACTTACGAAGGACGAAGTGAGCAGATGCGCAGATAAACTTATTCATACTGATAATCTGATCTGGGTTGTTGTCGGTGATAAATCAAAAATTGAAGCTGGCATTAAGGAACTTGGCTTAGGTGAAGTGAAATATCTTGATGCAGATGGTAATGTGATTAAGTAA